The genomic DNA CGACGGCGCAACGGTCGATGCCGACGGCTATGTGTGGAGCGCGCAGTGGGACGACGCCTGCCTATTGCGCATCACGCCTGACGGCGCGATCGATACACGGATCGACGTGCCCGACCAGACCGTCACGTCGGTCATGTTCGGTGGCCCCGATCTCGACATCATCTTTGTCACGACGGCCTTGCTCGACGATGCCGACAGCCCGATACCCGATGCCGGCCGCACCCTGGCTATCCACGGGTCGGGCTACCGCGGTGTTGCCGAACATCGGTTCGGCGGCTAGGGGAGAATCGCATTGTGACCGACGAACAGACAAATTTCGACGTCGTCGTTATAGGCGGCGGGGTCGTCGGCTCTGCGGCGGCGTTCTATCTGGCGCGACGCGGCGCGACCGTCGCGTTGCTCGAGCGCGGCAAAGTTGGCGGCGGCACGTCCAGTCGATCCTTCACCTGGATCAACGCAACGTCGAAGGTCGCCGACGAGGCGTACCACCGGCTCAATGCCGACGGCTGCGTGCGTTATGCGGCCTTGGTCGAGGAGTACGGCGCAGCGACCATCGGATGGCATCAAACGGGCATGCTGCAGTGCGCGCGCCGCAGCAACGAAAGCGATTATGCCGCCATGCGTGAGCAGGCGGCCTATCTCACTGAGTACGGCTATCCGCATCAACTGGTCTCGGGGGCGGTGTTGGCCGCGCTTGAACCGGACATCCGGTTCGACGAGGACACCGAAGCAATCTACGCGACGTCCGATGCGTGGCTCGATGCGCCGACGTTTACGGGTTTCCTGGCCGACAGGCTGCGCGCCATGGGATCGATGGTCGCCGAACGCTGTGCGGCCGAGGCCTTAGCGGTGGACGACGACGGCACGATCACCGGCGTGACCACCGAGAAGGGCTCGTTCGACGCCCCCAAGGTGCTTGTGGCCGCCGGCCCGGATACGCCCGAGGTCCTCGCGGACTTGACCGGCTTCGGTGCTTTTGCCGCGCGCTTCCCAATGAACCGCGTGCCCGGTCTCCTGATGACGACGCCGGCGACGAACCGGACGCGACTGCTGCGCCGCATTGTTCATGTCGACAGCGGCGCCGATCTTCTGCACATACGACCGGCCGCCCAGGGCGGCGTCCGGCTGGGCGCCGAAGACACCGACGGCCTGGTGAGCGAGACGTCGTCTCGCGCGGTCGTCGACGCGGCCGCCGACAAGCTGTTGTCTCGCGCCAAGGACCGTCTGCCCGCCATCGTCGGCGATGTCGATCGCGGTGCCTGCGACGTCGCGGTTGGTGTGCGTCCCTATCCCTCGGATGGCAACACGATTGCTGGCGGTCTGCCGGGCTCGCCGGGGCTCTACCTGATTGCTACCCATAGCGGTGTCACGCTGGCGCCGGTATTGGGTGCGCTGATGGCCGACGTCGTCATCGACGGCGTTCGTCCAGCCATGCTTGAACCCTTTTCGCTCGACCGGTTTCCGGGTTTCGGCTGAGCCAGACGCGGCGGGGTCAGTGGCTGGCGGCGGTCGCCGCCTTGTCGTCGAGCAGGCCGAAGGTGGAGAACCGTTCCAGCGAAAACGCGGTGATCAGATCCGGCGTCTTGTCGCGGGCGATCAGCTCGGCGTTGGTCTTGCCGCAAACGGGCGTTGCCTTGAACCCCCATGTGCCCCAGCCCGCATCGATGTAATAGTTGCCGACCTCAGTCTTGCCCATGATCGGCGAATAGTCCGGCGTCATGTCGGTCATGCCGGCCCATTGGCGCAGGATCTTGGTCTCGGCCAAGAACGGGAAGAGCTCTAGCGTCGCCGACATCCATGCCTCCTTCATCTCCAGCGTCGAGCGCGTGCT from Pseudomonadota bacterium includes the following:
- a CDS encoding FAD-binding oxidoreductase, whose amino-acid sequence is MTDEQTNFDVVVIGGGVVGSAAAFYLARRGATVALLERGKVGGGTSSRSFTWINATSKVADEAYHRLNADGCVRYAALVEEYGAATIGWHQTGMLQCARRSNESDYAAMREQAAYLTEYGYPHQLVSGAVLAALEPDIRFDEDTEAIYATSDAWLDAPTFTGFLADRLRAMGSMVAERCAAEALAVDDDGTITGVTTEKGSFDAPKVLVAAGPDTPEVLADLTGFGAFAARFPMNRVPGLLMTTPATNRTRLLRRIVHVDSGADLLHIRPAAQGGVRLGAEDTDGLVSETSSRAVVDAAADKLLSRAKDRLPAIVGDVDRGACDVAVGVRPYPSDGNTIAGGLPGSPGLYLIATHSGVTLAPVLGALMADVVIDGVRPAMLEPFSLDRFPGFG